The Impatiens glandulifera chromosome 8, dImpGla2.1, whole genome shotgun sequence genome includes a window with the following:
- the LOC124912439 gene encoding uncharacterized protein LOC124912439: protein MAKIRFFTIFLLSIHIHFWVSSGETLSIYEVLKSHGLPMGLLPKGVKSFSLDDLGRFEVHLDQECNVKFENEMHYDRSITGVLSLGRISELSGISAQDLFLWFPVKGIRVDIPSSGLIYFDVGVVYKQFSLSLFESPRDCVPSPPPPVDVLQMEGSFVKIWE, encoded by the exons ATGGCTAAAATTAGATTCTTCACTATCTTTCTTCTTTCTATACATATCCATTTCTGGGTTTCATCTGGTGAGACATTATCTATATATGAAGTTCTTAAATCTCATGGACTTCCTATGGGTTTACTTCCTAAAGGAGTGAAGAGTTTTAGTTTAGATGATTTGGGTAGATTTGAAGTTCATCTTGATCAAGAATGTAATGTTAAGTTTGAGAATGAAATGCATTATGATCGGAGTATTACAGGAGTATTGAGTTTGGGAAGGATATCTGAATTATCAGGGATCTCTGCTCAAGATTTGTTTTTATGGTTTCCTGTTAAGGGAATTAGGGTTGATATACCTAGTTCTGGTTTGATCTATTTTGATGTTGGTGttgtttataaacaattttcaCTTTCATTGTTTGAATCTCCTCGGGATTGTGTTCCTTCTCCACCGCCGCCGGTTGATGTTCTTCAAATG GAGGGTTCATTTGTGAAGATTTGGGAATG A
- the LOC124911484 gene encoding probable sodium/metabolite cotransporter BASS3, chloroplastic, with product MASVSFFSFPPPLKPLRIPNPVSSSASNRSFSISSTVNRIAKYSIGCSSFSALACSTSSYPFIGKVGLQKREGNFSLLRFGINPRNSSEMVENNDSSQILSAMLPLSVTLTAVAALTKPSTFTWVSKELYAPALGGIMLSIGIKLSIDDFALAFKRPIPLSVGFIAQYVLKPSLGVLVARAFRMSSIFHAGFILMSCVSGAQLSSYASFLSKSDVALSILLTSSTTIASVIVTPILTGLLIGSVVPVDAIAMSKSILQVVLVPVTLGLVLNSYAKPIVNVIRPVMPLVAIVCTSLCIGSPLAINRSQIVSQEGLKLVCPVLVFHAVSFILGYWISKAHPLIREEEEVSRTISLCTGMQSSTLAGLLASQFLGSSHAVPPACSVVVMAIMGLCLASFWGGGFRIRDLPSYLIQ from the exons ATGGCCTCAGTTTCATTCTTCTCATTTCCACCGCCTCTTAAACCCCTCCGAATTCCCAACCCAGTTTCGTCGTCGGCAAGTAACCGCTCTTTCTCAATCTCATCCACCGTGAATCGTATAGCAAAATACTCTATTGGGTGTTCATCATTCTCGGCGTTAGCCTGTTCGACGTCGTCATATCCGTTCATCGGAAAAGTAGGATTGCAGAAGAGAGAAGGTAATTTCTCGTTACTTCGATTCGGTATAAACCCTAGAAACTCATCGGAAATGGTAGAAAACAATGATTCTTCTCAGATTTTATCAGCAATGCTTCCATTGTCTGTTACACTCACGGCTGTTGCCGCGCTAACTAAGCCTTCAACATTCACTTG GGTATCAAAGGAATTATACGCCCCTGCTTTAGGAGGAATCATGTTATCAATTGGAATCAAACTCTCCATTGATGATTTCGCTCTTGCATTCAAAAG GCCAATTCCCCTATCTGTTGGATTCATTGCGCAATATGTGCTTAAACCGTCACTCGGGGTATTAGTAGCAAGGGCATTCAGAATGTCTTCGATTTTTCATGCCGGTTTTATCCTAATGTCGTGTGTATCAGGAGCCCAATTATCTAGTTACGCTAGTTTCTTGAGTAAATCAGATGTCGCCTTAAGCATTCTCTTGACAAGTTCAACTACAATCGCATCTGTTATCGTCACCCCTATATTAACTGGCCTTCTCATAGGATCTGTTGTTCCTGTCGATGCCATAGCCATGTCAAAGTCCATTCTACAGGTTGTTCTTGTTCCTGTGACACTCGGACTAGTGCTCAACAGTTATGCTAAACCAATTGTGAATGTGATTCGGCCTGTTATGCCATTGGTGGCCATAGTTTGCACGTCTTTATGTATTGGAAGTCCGTTGGCTATTAATAGGAGTCAAATCGTTTCTCAAGAGGGTTTGAAATTGGTTTGTCCTGTTCTTGTCTTTCATGCTGTCTCGTTTATACTTGGCTATTGGATTTCTAAAGCTCATCCATTAATAAG agaagaagaagaagttagcAGGACAATATCTTTATGCACGGGAATGCAAAGTTCGACATTGGCGGGGCTTCTTGCTAGCCAATTCCTCGGGAGTAGTCATGCGGTTCCTCCAGCTTGTTCGGTCGTGGTCATGGCTATAATGGGTCTTTGTTTAGCTTCTTTTTGGGGTGGCGGTTTTAGAATAAGAGATTTACCCTCTTATTTGATACAATAA
- the LOC124913439 gene encoding fimbrin-2-like isoform X1: MTAYVGILVSDPWLQNQFTQVELRSLKSHFMTMRKESGRLTLTNLPAMMSRLKHVGEILTEEERVSFLQDSYQNLDDDVDFELFLMVYLNFQAHATAKLGSGTKHSSAFLKSPTSALLHTISASEKASYVAHINNYLNGDEFMKKYLPIDPLTNDLFEIVKDGVLLCKLINVAVPSTIDERAINTKTLLNPWERNENHTLCLNSAKAIGCTVVNIGTQDFIEGRRHLVLGLISQIIKIQLLADLNLRKTPQLVELVDDSKDVEELMNLPPDKILLRWMNFQLKKAAYKKTVTNFSSDIKDAEAYAHLLNVLAPEHTNQSIFASKDPMDRAKLVLEHADKMGCKRYLTSRDIVEGSPNLNLAFVAHIFQHRNGLSRQTKQVSFLETLPDEDQVSREEKAFRFWLNSLGNSSYIDNVFEDLRNGWVLLETLDKVSPGIVNWKISSKPPIKMPFRKVENCNQVVKIGKQLKLSLVNIAGNDIVQGNKKLILAYLWQLMRFNMLQLLKNLRFHSYGKEITDAVILEWANSKVKTTGRQSRMLSFKDKSLSDGIFFLELLSAVEPRAVNWSLVTKGETEEEKKMNASYIISIARKLGCSIFLLIEDITEINQKMMLTLTASIMYWFLKQQAIVEDRPGGAISDNESVGISETTSNTSSTIDDTSSESSTDENGCNR, from the exons ATGACTGCTTACGTCGGTATCTTAGTATCAGATCCATGGCTACAGAATCAGTTCACTCAAGTCGAGCTTCGAAGTTTGAAATCTCAT TTCATGACGATGAGAAAAGAGAGCGGTCGTCTTACGCTAACGAATTTACCGGCTATGATGTCGAGGTTGAAGCATGTAGGAGAGATCCTTACGGAGGAAGAGAGAGTTTCATTTCTTCAAGATTCGTATCAAAATTTGGACGATGATGTCGACTTCGAGCTCTTTCTTATG GTATATCTGAACTTTCAAGCGCATGCAACTGCAAAACTAGGAAGTGGAACAAAGCACTCCTCTGCTTTCCTTAAATCTCCTACTTCTGCGTTGCTTCACACAATTAGTGCATCTGAGAAGGCTTCTTATGTAGCACATATCAATAACTATCTTAATGGAGATGAGTTTATGAAGAAATATCTTCCAATAGATCCATTAACTAATGATCTCTTTGAAATTGTTAAAGATGGAGTTCTTCTCTg CAAGCTTATTAATGTGGCAGTTCCTTCCACAATTGATGAAAGGGCTATCAACACTAAGACTTTACTCAATCCATGGGAAAGGAATGAGAATCACACTCTCTGCCTTAATTCTGCCAAGGCTATTGGATGTACCGTCGTTAATATTGGAACTCAGGATTTTATTGAAGGAAGG AGGCATCTTGTGCTTGGATTGATATCACAAATCATCAAG ATACAATTGCTAGCAGACCTCAATTTAAGGAAAACACCTCAACTAGTAGAGTTGGTTGATGATAGTAAG GATGTTGAGGAGCTGATGAATTTACCACCAGACAAGATTTTGCTTAGGTGGATGAATTTTCAATTGAAAAAGGCAGCATACAAGAAGACAGTCACCAATTTTTCTTCTGATATAAAG GACGCAGAAGCTTATGCTCATCTATTAAATGTGCTGGCTCCGGAGCATACTAATCAATCTATTTTTGCTTCAAAAGATCCTATGGATCGAGCAAAACTAGTTCTTGAACATGCTGATAAGATGGGTTGCAAGAGATACTTAACTTCCAGAGATATTGTTGAAGGCTCTCCAAATCTTAATCTTGCATTTGTGGCACATATATTTCAACATAG GAATGGCCTATCAAGACAAACAAAGCAAGTGTCTTTCCTTGAAACATTACCCGACGAAGATCAGGTGTCTAGAGAAGAGAAGGCATTCCGGTTTTGGCTAAACAGTCTAGGAAACTCGTCATATATTGACAAtgtttttgaagatttgagaaATGG GTGGGTTCTTTTGGAGACTCTTGACAAGGTGTCACCCGGGATTGTTAATTGGAAGATTAGCAGTAAACCTCCAATTAAAATGCCATTTAGAAAAGTAGAAAACTGCAATCAAGTTGTGAAGATTGGGAAACAATTGAAGCTATCTTTAGTAAATATTGCTGGGAATGATATTGTTCAAGGAAACAAGAAGCTGATATTGG CTTATCTATGGCAACTAATGCGATTCAACATGCTTCAACTTCTGAAAAACTTGAGATTCCATTCATATGGAAAAGAGATCACTGATGCTGTTATTTTAGAGTGGGCTAATAGTAAAGTTAAAACAACAGGAAGACAAAGCCGCATGCTTAGTTTTAAG GATAAGAGCTTGTCAGATGGAATTTTCTTCCTTGAACTACTTAGTGCTGTAGAGCCACGAGCTGTTAATTGGAGTCTTGTTACCAAAGGAGAAACAG aggaggagaaaaagaTGAACGCTTCCTATATCATCAGCATTGCTAGGAAGTTAGGATGTTCTATATTTTTGCTAATTGAGGACATAACTGAG ATAAACCAAAAGATGATGCTTACACTTACAGCAAGCATCATGTATTGGTTCTTGAAACAACAAGCAATAGTAGAAGACAGGCCAGGCGGTGCAATATCTGACAACGAGAGTGTGGGTATTTCCGAGACAACGTCGAACACATCATCAACAATTGATGATACTTCTTCTGAATCATCTACGGATGAGAATGGTTGTAATAGATGA
- the LOC124913439 gene encoding fimbrin-2-like isoform X2 — MTMRKESGRLTLTNLPAMMSRLKHVGEILTEEERVSFLQDSYQNLDDDVDFELFLMVYLNFQAHATAKLGSGTKHSSAFLKSPTSALLHTISASEKASYVAHINNYLNGDEFMKKYLPIDPLTNDLFEIVKDGVLLCKLINVAVPSTIDERAINTKTLLNPWERNENHTLCLNSAKAIGCTVVNIGTQDFIEGRRHLVLGLISQIIKIQLLADLNLRKTPQLVELVDDSKDVEELMNLPPDKILLRWMNFQLKKAAYKKTVTNFSSDIKDAEAYAHLLNVLAPEHTNQSIFASKDPMDRAKLVLEHADKMGCKRYLTSRDIVEGSPNLNLAFVAHIFQHRNGLSRQTKQVSFLETLPDEDQVSREEKAFRFWLNSLGNSSYIDNVFEDLRNGWVLLETLDKVSPGIVNWKISSKPPIKMPFRKVENCNQVVKIGKQLKLSLVNIAGNDIVQGNKKLILAYLWQLMRFNMLQLLKNLRFHSYGKEITDAVILEWANSKVKTTGRQSRMLSFKDKSLSDGIFFLELLSAVEPRAVNWSLVTKGETEEEKKMNASYIISIARKLGCSIFLLIEDITEINQKMMLTLTASIMYWFLKQQAIVEDRPGGAISDNESVGISETTSNTSSTIDDTSSESSTDENGCNR; from the exons ATGACGATGAGAAAAGAGAGCGGTCGTCTTACGCTAACGAATTTACCGGCTATGATGTCGAGGTTGAAGCATGTAGGAGAGATCCTTACGGAGGAAGAGAGAGTTTCATTTCTTCAAGATTCGTATCAAAATTTGGACGATGATGTCGACTTCGAGCTCTTTCTTATG GTATATCTGAACTTTCAAGCGCATGCAACTGCAAAACTAGGAAGTGGAACAAAGCACTCCTCTGCTTTCCTTAAATCTCCTACTTCTGCGTTGCTTCACACAATTAGTGCATCTGAGAAGGCTTCTTATGTAGCACATATCAATAACTATCTTAATGGAGATGAGTTTATGAAGAAATATCTTCCAATAGATCCATTAACTAATGATCTCTTTGAAATTGTTAAAGATGGAGTTCTTCTCTg CAAGCTTATTAATGTGGCAGTTCCTTCCACAATTGATGAAAGGGCTATCAACACTAAGACTTTACTCAATCCATGGGAAAGGAATGAGAATCACACTCTCTGCCTTAATTCTGCCAAGGCTATTGGATGTACCGTCGTTAATATTGGAACTCAGGATTTTATTGAAGGAAGG AGGCATCTTGTGCTTGGATTGATATCACAAATCATCAAG ATACAATTGCTAGCAGACCTCAATTTAAGGAAAACACCTCAACTAGTAGAGTTGGTTGATGATAGTAAG GATGTTGAGGAGCTGATGAATTTACCACCAGACAAGATTTTGCTTAGGTGGATGAATTTTCAATTGAAAAAGGCAGCATACAAGAAGACAGTCACCAATTTTTCTTCTGATATAAAG GACGCAGAAGCTTATGCTCATCTATTAAATGTGCTGGCTCCGGAGCATACTAATCAATCTATTTTTGCTTCAAAAGATCCTATGGATCGAGCAAAACTAGTTCTTGAACATGCTGATAAGATGGGTTGCAAGAGATACTTAACTTCCAGAGATATTGTTGAAGGCTCTCCAAATCTTAATCTTGCATTTGTGGCACATATATTTCAACATAG GAATGGCCTATCAAGACAAACAAAGCAAGTGTCTTTCCTTGAAACATTACCCGACGAAGATCAGGTGTCTAGAGAAGAGAAGGCATTCCGGTTTTGGCTAAACAGTCTAGGAAACTCGTCATATATTGACAAtgtttttgaagatttgagaaATGG GTGGGTTCTTTTGGAGACTCTTGACAAGGTGTCACCCGGGATTGTTAATTGGAAGATTAGCAGTAAACCTCCAATTAAAATGCCATTTAGAAAAGTAGAAAACTGCAATCAAGTTGTGAAGATTGGGAAACAATTGAAGCTATCTTTAGTAAATATTGCTGGGAATGATATTGTTCAAGGAAACAAGAAGCTGATATTGG CTTATCTATGGCAACTAATGCGATTCAACATGCTTCAACTTCTGAAAAACTTGAGATTCCATTCATATGGAAAAGAGATCACTGATGCTGTTATTTTAGAGTGGGCTAATAGTAAAGTTAAAACAACAGGAAGACAAAGCCGCATGCTTAGTTTTAAG GATAAGAGCTTGTCAGATGGAATTTTCTTCCTTGAACTACTTAGTGCTGTAGAGCCACGAGCTGTTAATTGGAGTCTTGTTACCAAAGGAGAAACAG aggaggagaaaaagaTGAACGCTTCCTATATCATCAGCATTGCTAGGAAGTTAGGATGTTCTATATTTTTGCTAATTGAGGACATAACTGAG ATAAACCAAAAGATGATGCTTACACTTACAGCAAGCATCATGTATTGGTTCTTGAAACAACAAGCAATAGTAGAAGACAGGCCAGGCGGTGCAATATCTGACAACGAGAGTGTGGGTATTTCCGAGACAACGTCGAACACATCATCAACAATTGATGATACTTCTTCTGAATCATCTACGGATGAGAATGGTTGTAATAGATGA